From the Plasmodium brasilianum strain Bolivian I chromosome 7, whole genome shotgun sequence genome, the window CACTATGAAGAAACATTACGCTGGAAGTATCTTGGTcgatttcttaaaaaaattttgttcaaTTTTGGACAGACTATCTTTCACTATGTCGTTCTCCGAAAATTCAAGTGTCCtacttttttcttcattttttatgataataaatctGGGAACAGAAAACGGGAAGTaaataaatgatgaaatgAAGAAATGATGCGAGTGAACTTGTGAAAAAAAATCGAAATGACGTCTATAAGTGGCGGCATGTATGAACACGCATATATACACTAAACTGGGGGAGAGGTGCACAATACCGCTGCACTAGGATGCAAAACGGGGCATACCTGAGAACATGGTCCTGTAACTTGAACTTGTTTGATACTTCCTTAATCATTGATGGGTATATCtcaaaggaaaataataagtaGTATGCTTCCATCTGCTTTTTAATAGGTCTGACTAAGCGTCTTTTTCCTAAGTatactattttaaaattatcgGCATCAACTAGTTTCAATTCGTATGTGTATTCTACtaatttttgctttatttcacttatagaaaaattacaagaaaataataagtcAACATTATACGAGCTTTTTGCTGACTTGAGGGTTTTATATACGTTCatacttcttttttgttttactttcttaaatttctttattaacaatttataaatataatcattCAATGATCCGTGTAGTGCATACttctcttttatattattcttcaGCTTATCATATACCCCATTTTTGCAAAGAATGAAGGGGCTCTTCCATCCTCTACTTGCCTTTTGAACAACCAGATTTCCATGTAAATGTCCAGTTCTGTAAGCCACGTTCACGCGTAGGATTGCCGAGCAGAGCACTAGAAGGAGGAGGACTGCATATTTCGGCGGGGTACGCATAAGATCCGCTCGGGAGATGGTACGTCACTTAGGCGGCTTGCGGCTTATGTGGTACGCCGTTTATGCGGT encodes:
- a CDS encoding 30S ribosomal protein S6, with product MRTPPKYAVLLLLVLCSAILRVNVAYRTGHLHGNLVVQKASRGWKSPFILCKNGVYDKLKNNIKEKYALHGSLNDYIYKLLIKKFKKVKQKRSMNVYKTLKSAKSSYNVDLLFSCNFSISEIKQKLVEYTYELKLVDADNFKIVYLGKRRLVRPIKKQMEAYYLLFSFEIYPSMIKEVSNKFKLQDHVLRFIIIKNEEKSRTLEFSENDIVKDSLSKIEQNFFKKSTKILPAGYVTRCPSTYLKNITVNKFKKNIKENLKDSKPYVNHFNEYTTDGGDIQFFDDMSVSSSDCSSCYSCSSSTCSTNDPVQPNELDSLTIFHYPHEDTVLTEKGVNKTLKRGQRRNDSQKLKHAKSQLTYKNCMISSGQNGGQAGKSNSSRIVEFYEGGVIKKKKKKKRTSNNLPKEV